The Helianthus annuus cultivar XRQ/B chromosome 16, HanXRQr2.0-SUNRISE, whole genome shotgun sequence genome includes a window with the following:
- the LOC110919390 gene encoding uncharacterized protein LOC110919390: MPSHIKTYDGTEDPEDHLQIFTGAARIEKWSNAECCLMFMKTLVESARIWFNNLLTKSIRNFNDLSKGFLANFSQQRWYVKDATVIFQIKQSDDESLREFIEIYKKEGLTYVGADEKMRVVGFMYAITSKYLTRDFNKSLPKTLEEALERAEAHIRGEEAVDINEQRKRGSSWQEEVKQSFQPPRPLPKSKSNENSTQFCEFHEEKGHHTNDCFQLKKRIEEAVKSGELAHMVKGVRDKIAEGKGKEVNMVDFDGKVPHKRQRLEAWELQCVYFPPTEKGPLSNPLVVEATVGTLKTSRAYIDTGAATEIMFEKFFNLLSNDEHSKLQLSETFIKGIADIPLKPLRQLTLDVRLSEGMMERVQPLTFVVINIPSNYDVIIGRPGQCAFYMVVSVGYGTVKFPTERGIATLQPTQEAYMVEGESSKNEDDKQGLIINLKYPE, translated from the exons ATGCCATCCCATATCAAAacatatgatgggactgaagatccagAGGATCACCTCCAGATCTTTACCGGTGCTGCTAGAATCGAGAAATGGTCTAATGCTGAATGCTGCCTcatgttcatgaaaaccctagtcgAATCGGCTAGAATATGGTTCAATAACCTACTTACCAAAAGCATTCGAAACTTCAACGACCTCAGCAAAGGATTCCTTGccaacttctcccaacaaaggtgGTACGTTAAGGATGCTACGGTGATCTTCCAGATAAAGCAAAGTGACGATGAAAGCCTTCGAGAGTTCATAGAAATATATAAAAAGGAAGGTCTAACATATGTGGGGGCAGATGAAAAGATGAGAGTGGTCGGCTTCATGTACGCCATCACCTCCAAATATCTTACAAGGGATTTCAACAAGTCCCTACCCAAGACCTTGGAAGAAGCTCTCGAAAGGGCTGAAGCCCACATCAGGGGAGAGGAGGCTGTAGACATAAATGAGCAGAGAAAAAGGGGATCCAGTTGGCAAG AGGAAGTGAAACAAAGCTTCCAGCCACCTAGACCTCTCCCTAAAAGCAAAAGCAATGAAAATTCCACCCAGTTTTGTGAATTTCATGAAGAGAAGGGTCACCATACTAACGATTGCTTTCAACTCAAAAAGAGGATTGAGGAAGCCGTCAAGTCCGGAGAGCTTGCCCACATGGTAAAGGGGGTAAGGGACAAGATAGCTGAAGGAAAAGGCAAGGAGGTTAACATGGTGGATTTCGATGGAAAGGTTCCCCACAAACGGcaacggttggaagcttgggagcttcagtgtgtctacTTCCCACCAACAGAAAAGGGCCCACTCTCAAACCCTCTTGTGGTTGAAGCAACTGTGGGTACCCTAAAGACAAGCAGAGCTTACATAGACACTGGGGCAGCTACTGAAATTATGTTCGAAAAGTTCTTCAATCTTTTAAGCAATGATGAACATTCAAAGCTTCAACTATCCGAAACCTTTATAAAAGGTATTGCCGACATACCCCTCAAGCCTTTACGGCAACTAACCCTCGATGTCCGTTTGAGTGAAGGCATGATGGAAAGAGTTCAACCTCTCACTTTTGTGGTTATCAATATACCTTCCAACTATGATGTCATCATAGGAAGGCCAGGGCAGTGTGCATTCTATATGGTTGTTTCGGTTGGTTATGGCACAGTAAAGTTCCCTACCGAGAGGGggattgcaacccttcaacccaCTCAAGAAGCTTACATGGttgaaggagaaagttcaaagaATGAAGACGACAAGCAAGGGCTGATCATAAACCTAAAATATCCTGAGTAA